From a single Micromonospora pallida genomic region:
- the ccsA gene encoding cytochrome c biogenesis protein CcsA, whose protein sequence is MRTSTVELTADSARGRAARRTTAWIGGGLAAAAGLAGGLLAPTDALQGQAQRLMYLHVPAAWVAYLAFVVVLAASGAYLVRADARWDAIALAATEIGVVLTVLTLTTGALWGHLVWGTWWAWDPRLVSTALLLLVYAAALALRRALAERTGAPWHGDPTVARPVAVLGIGGFLLVPVVHFSVRWWRSLHQQATILAPERPPIDPRMALALLLAVAAATVAATWVLAHRVVRSQRRPDPARAPLRERRPVPARVR, encoded by the coding sequence ATGCGCACTTCCACCGTTGAACTGACCGCAGACTCCGCACGGGGCCGCGCGGCCCGACGTACGACCGCCTGGATCGGCGGTGGCCTCGCCGCCGCGGCCGGACTCGCCGGCGGCCTGCTGGCCCCGACCGATGCCCTCCAGGGCCAGGCGCAACGCCTCATGTACCTGCACGTACCAGCCGCCTGGGTGGCCTACCTGGCGTTCGTCGTCGTGCTCGCGGCCAGCGGTGCGTACCTCGTCCGGGCCGACGCCCGGTGGGACGCCATCGCCCTGGCCGCCACCGAGATCGGCGTGGTCCTCACCGTGCTGACCCTCACCACCGGGGCACTCTGGGGCCACCTGGTCTGGGGGACCTGGTGGGCCTGGGATCCCCGCCTGGTCAGCACCGCTCTGCTGCTCCTGGTGTACGCCGCCGCGCTAGCCCTGCGCCGGGCCCTCGCCGAACGGACCGGTGCACCGTGGCACGGTGACCCGACGGTCGCCCGCCCCGTCGCCGTCCTCGGGATCGGCGGCTTCCTGCTCGTTCCCGTGGTGCACTTCTCGGTGCGCTGGTGGCGCTCGCTGCACCAGCAGGCCACCATCCTCGCCCCCGAACGACCGCCGATCGACCCCCGGATGGCGCTCGCGTTGCTGCTGGCCGTGGCCGCGGCGACCGTCGCCGCCACCTGGGTGCTGGCCCACCGGGTGGTGCGGTCGCAGCGCCGACCCGACCCGGCCCGTGCCCCGCTGCGGGAGCGACGGCCGGTGCCGGCGCGGGTGCGATGA
- a CDS encoding cytochrome c maturation protein CcmE, which translates to MIRRPGRLALVAVLLATGGLLVAGALRDTLTYYRTPGEVLADPDAARQRVRLGGEVVPGSIRRDGDLVVFRLADRGDEVTVRQRGVPPETFRESEDAVVEGRLGADGVFDADHVVVRHGNEYGPAPEPADAR; encoded by the coding sequence ATGATCCGCCGCCCCGGACGCCTGGCGCTGGTCGCGGTACTGCTCGCCACGGGCGGACTGCTGGTGGCCGGCGCGCTGCGCGACACCCTCACCTACTACCGCACCCCGGGCGAGGTGCTGGCCGACCCGGACGCGGCACGGCAGCGGGTCCGCCTCGGCGGCGAGGTCGTCCCGGGGTCGATACGACGCGACGGTGACCTGGTGGTGTTCCGCCTGGCCGACCGGGGCGACGAGGTGACCGTACGACAGCGCGGGGTGCCTCCGGAGACCTTCCGGGAGAGCGAGGACGCGGTCGTCGAGGGCCGGCTCGGCGCCGACGGCGTGTTCGACGCCGACCACGTGGTGGTGCGACACGGCAACGAGTACGGACCCGCCCCGGAGCCGGCCGATGCTCGGTGA
- a CDS encoding TlpA family protein disulfide reductase has translation MSAGVGRWRRIRLAPAAVLLLAVALGLVLTAEHRTRAGGDGPRPAVAAPALAGTTLTGERFDLAAARGDVVLVNVFASWCGPCRDELPLLVETARDWSPRGLRVVGLNLRDGPDAVRALLRQTRADALTVLPDPDGVRAVEWGVRGVPETFLVDRDGRVVAHRNGVVTRQWLRDELSALLGAA, from the coding sequence GTGAGCGCGGGGGTCGGACGGTGGCGGCGGATCCGGCTCGCCCCGGCGGCGGTCCTGCTGCTGGCGGTCGCCCTCGGGCTCGTACTCACCGCCGAACACCGCACCCGCGCAGGCGGCGACGGACCACGACCGGCGGTGGCCGCACCCGCGTTGGCCGGCACCACCCTCACCGGTGAGCGGTTCGACCTGGCGGCGGCACGCGGAGACGTCGTCCTGGTCAACGTCTTCGCGTCGTGGTGCGGCCCCTGCCGGGACGAGCTGCCGCTGCTGGTGGAGACCGCCCGGGACTGGTCACCACGGGGGCTGCGGGTGGTCGGGCTCAACCTGCGCGACGGGCCGGACGCGGTCCGTGCCCTGCTCCGGCAGACGCGGGCCGACGCACTCACCGTGTTGCCCGATCCCGACGGCGTCCGGGCCGTCGAGTGGGGTGTCCGGGGCGTGCCGGAGACCTTCCTGGTGGACCGCGACGGACGCGTCGTCGCGCACCGGAACGGTGTGGTCACCCGACAGTGGCTTCGGGACGAGCTGTCCGCCCTGCTGGGTGCGGCGTGA
- the ctaD gene encoding cytochrome c oxidase subunit I, with protein MSTTAAPAPVVSQEDLARLEAHWAERPSLRSWFTTVDHKRIGRRYLVTAGLFFVLAGLSALAMRTQLARPESRLLSPGEYNQLFTMHGTAMIFLFATPMLFGFGNFLVPLMIGSRDMAFPKLNALGYWVFLFAGLFMWASLPFGAAPNAGWFAYVPLTDEQHTPGLHMDVYSLGLLFLGIATTAGSINFIVTALKLRAPGMSLNRVPLFVWAIVVTAFMVIFALPALNLDNAMLFLDRRFGTHFFDPDAGGNVLLWQHLFWIFGHPDVYIIVMPALGIVSAVLPAFTRRGVVGYALIVLALVSIAIISFGVWVHHMFATGLPQLSYSFFSAASTVITIPSGIQIFAWLATMALGRLVLRVPLLFVIGFVVTFVLGGFTGAMFALTAFDQQVTDSYFVVAHFHYVLFGGAVFPILAGIYYWLPKITGRMYHEGLGRWAFWLVFAGMHGTFFPMHLYGLFGMPRRVYTYPGELGWDGWNLVSTIGAYVLAVGLLLVLVGVGHAIRRGRPAGPDPWGGDSLEWATDSPPKPYNFPVLPRVHSVHPVWDEPSRESMGADPDRILADGRTTLLTSELDGRRERAVEMPEASLQPLLLAVAMLVFFTALLFAWYPLAAVAAVAVAGTIAVWLWPPRRPDQEVGASR; from the coding sequence GTGTCCACGACCGCCGCACCGGCACCCGTCGTCAGCCAGGAGGACCTGGCCCGGCTGGAGGCGCACTGGGCCGAACGGCCCTCGCTGCGCTCCTGGTTCACCACGGTGGACCACAAGCGGATCGGCCGGCGCTACCTGGTCACCGCCGGGCTGTTCTTCGTCCTGGCCGGGCTGAGCGCCCTGGCGATGCGTACCCAGCTCGCCCGGCCGGAGTCGCGGCTGCTCTCGCCCGGGGAGTACAACCAGCTCTTCACCATGCACGGCACGGCGATGATCTTCCTGTTCGCCACCCCGATGCTCTTCGGGTTCGGCAACTTCCTGGTCCCGCTCATGATCGGCTCGCGGGACATGGCCTTCCCCAAGCTGAACGCGCTCGGCTACTGGGTGTTCCTGTTCGCCGGACTGTTCATGTGGGCGAGCCTGCCCTTCGGGGCGGCCCCGAACGCGGGCTGGTTCGCGTACGTGCCGCTGACCGACGAGCAGCACACCCCGGGCCTGCACATGGACGTCTACAGTCTGGGGCTGCTGTTCCTCGGCATCGCCACCACCGCCGGCTCGATCAACTTCATCGTCACCGCGCTCAAGCTGCGCGCTCCGGGCATGTCGCTGAACCGGGTGCCGTTGTTCGTCTGGGCGATCGTCGTCACCGCCTTCATGGTGATCTTCGCGTTGCCCGCGCTGAACCTCGACAACGCGATGCTCTTCCTCGACCGCCGGTTCGGCACCCACTTCTTCGACCCGGACGCCGGCGGGAACGTGCTGCTCTGGCAGCACCTGTTCTGGATCTTCGGCCACCCGGACGTGTACATCATCGTGATGCCGGCCCTGGGCATCGTCTCGGCCGTGCTGCCCGCGTTCACCCGGCGGGGCGTGGTCGGCTACGCGCTGATCGTGCTGGCCCTCGTGTCCATCGCGATCATCTCGTTCGGCGTCTGGGTGCACCACATGTTCGCCACCGGGCTGCCCCAGCTCTCGTACAGCTTCTTCAGCGCGGCGAGCACGGTCATCACCATCCCGTCCGGAATCCAGATCTTCGCCTGGCTTGCCACCATGGCGCTCGGCCGCCTGGTGCTCCGGGTGCCACTGCTGTTCGTGATCGGGTTCGTGGTGACCTTCGTGCTCGGCGGGTTCACCGGCGCCATGTTCGCGCTGACCGCCTTCGACCAGCAGGTGACCGACTCCTACTTCGTGGTCGCCCACTTCCACTACGTGCTCTTCGGTGGGGCGGTTTTCCCGATCCTTGCCGGCATCTACTACTGGCTGCCGAAGATCACCGGGCGGATGTACCACGAGGGGCTCGGCCGGTGGGCGTTCTGGCTGGTGTTCGCTGGCATGCACGGCACGTTCTTCCCGATGCACCTCTACGGGCTGTTCGGCATGCCGAGACGGGTCTACACCTACCCGGGCGAGCTGGGTTGGGACGGCTGGAACCTGGTCAGCACCATCGGGGCGTACGTGCTGGCGGTCGGGCTGCTGCTGGTCCTCGTCGGCGTGGGGCACGCGATCCGGCGCGGCCGGCCGGCCGGCCCGGACCCGTGGGGTGGCGACAGCCTGGAGTGGGCCACCGACTCGCCGCCGAAGCCGTACAACTTCCCGGTCCTGCCCCGGGTGCACAGCGTGCACCCGGTCTGGGACGAACCGAGCCGGGAGTCGATGGGCGCCGACCCGGACCGGATCCTGGCCGACGGGCGGACGACCCTGCTCACCAGCGAACTCGACGGGCGTCGGGAGCGGGCGGTGGAGATGCCGGAGGCGTCCCTGCAACCGTTGCTGCTCGCCGTGGCGATGCTGGTCTTCTTCACCGCGCTGCTGTTCGCCTGGTACCCACTGGCTGCCGTGGCCGCCGTGGCGGTGGCCGGCACCATCGCGGTCTGGCTCTGGCCGCCGCGCCGGCCGGACCAGGAAGTCGGGGCGAGCCGATGA
- a CDS encoding cytochrome c-type biogenesis protein CcmH: MTRRRPVVALGLAVLLALAVAGLLRSTGSADRADPVADIAAGLRCPACQGESVADSRSPIAASMRQVVADQVAQGRSPEEIRRWFVARYGEEVLAAPRVRGLALLLWVVPAVTLLGVGAAAARTLRRRPPDGERRRPDGASAPVRRRRPRLAWWLTAAGLVALVATVAMAADRLVPPAPQRPAADPTAVTLRLAQDLESQQRYDAAAQLYREALRERPDDDVRLRLAFALLRSSDAAGAEEAARQVLEHAPDLPDGLLVLGLAQRTTRPADAPTTLRRFLAVAAGHPAATEIRRLLEPRPRSATTPGPGQQKTE, encoded by the coding sequence GTGACCCGTCGACGTCCGGTCGTCGCGCTGGGCCTGGCAGTGCTGCTCGCGCTGGCGGTCGCCGGGCTGCTCCGGTCGACCGGGTCGGCGGACCGGGCCGACCCGGTCGCCGACATAGCCGCCGGACTCCGCTGCCCCGCCTGTCAGGGAGAGTCGGTGGCCGACTCGCGATCCCCGATCGCCGCCTCGATGCGCCAGGTGGTCGCCGACCAGGTGGCGCAGGGCCGCAGCCCGGAGGAGATCCGCCGCTGGTTCGTCGCCCGGTACGGCGAGGAGGTCCTCGCTGCGCCGCGCGTACGGGGGCTCGCGCTGTTGCTCTGGGTGGTGCCCGCAGTGACGCTGCTCGGCGTCGGCGCCGCCGCGGCGCGTACCCTGCGACGCCGACCCCCGGACGGCGAACGCCGGCGGCCGGACGGCGCCTCGGCCCCGGTCCGCCGTCGACGACCTCGCCTCGCCTGGTGGCTCACCGCCGCCGGGCTGGTCGCCCTCGTGGCGACGGTGGCCATGGCCGCCGACCGGCTGGTGCCGCCGGCCCCGCAGCGCCCGGCTGCCGACCCGACGGCAGTCACGCTACGGCTGGCCCAGGACCTGGAGAGTCAGCAGCGGTACGACGCCGCCGCGCAGCTGTACCGGGAAGCGCTGCGGGAGCGGCCCGACGACGACGTCCGGCTGCGCCTCGCCTTCGCTCTGCTGCGCTCGTCGGACGCCGCCGGGGCGGAAGAGGCCGCACGGCAGGTCCTCGAACACGCGCCCGACCTGCCCGACGGGCTGCTGGTGCTGGGCCTGGCCCAGCGGACCACCCGGCCGGCGGACGCGCCGACGACGCTGCGGCGCTTCCTCGCCGTCGCGGCGGGGCACCCGGCCGCCACGGAGATCCGTCGGCTGCTCGAACCCCGACCGCGCTCAGCGACGACGCCGGGACCGGGCCAGCAGAAAACCGAGTAG
- a CDS encoding cytochrome c-type biogenesis CcmF C-terminal domain-containing protein has product MLGDFGTASLAAGLVAAPLAALLWLRVALAGAPARPARLATVGALLAAGAACAALEAALLAPDFSVRFVAENGGRHVPTYYAVTSLWSAMDGSLLLWLLVLAGYGALLARGRPDRLRGYAMVVVSVVSTGFFALSTFAANPFRTVDPVPLDGPGPNPLLQQHPAMGVHPPLLYAGYLGMLVPFALALAAPLAGRAGRRWLRVARPWALAAWCALTAGIVLGAWWSYAVLGWGGYWAWDPVENASLLPWLTTTALLHTSLAGRARERWNQVLACAGFLLVLLGTFLTRSGAVASVHAFTESPLGPLLLGFVLLAVLAATVLTGRRQQPGSLPNAAPLWSRRTAVLVNAVLLVTVTAVVLIGTVLPLLTEPLTGSRASVGASYYQRTAVPLAVVVLLLAGLPPALRGRNPGEARRRLVLPGAAALATVATVGLLSRPGPAALTAFGAAAFVLTGLVATRARPRAAALGHAGLALLAVGVAASSAYARADERTLRVGETLRVSDVSARLTSVQRAAPGGRMTVRARLAVSSGDTTRTAAPALRYDPARDTVVTVPAIDEGLRRDVYLTLLAVAEDGGSATVRLAVNPLVGLIWAGGAVGTAGGLLAVAGVARSRRPRRPEPVAAGAPVAAGAPA; this is encoded by the coding sequence ATGCTCGGTGACTTCGGCACCGCCAGCCTCGCCGCCGGACTCGTCGCCGCTCCCCTCGCCGCGCTGCTCTGGCTCCGGGTGGCGCTGGCCGGAGCGCCGGCCCGGCCCGCCCGGCTGGCCACGGTCGGCGCGCTGCTCGCCGCCGGAGCAGCCTGCGCCGCGCTGGAGGCGGCACTGTTGGCGCCCGACTTCAGCGTGCGGTTCGTCGCCGAGAACGGCGGCCGACACGTACCCACCTACTACGCGGTCACCAGCCTGTGGTCGGCGATGGACGGGTCGCTGCTGCTCTGGCTCCTGGTCCTCGCCGGGTACGGCGCCCTGCTCGCCCGAGGGCGACCGGACCGGCTGCGCGGGTACGCGATGGTGGTGGTCAGCGTGGTCAGCACCGGCTTCTTCGCGCTCTCCACCTTCGCGGCCAACCCCTTCCGGACCGTGGACCCGGTCCCGCTCGACGGGCCGGGCCCGAACCCGCTGCTGCAACAGCACCCGGCCATGGGCGTGCACCCACCGCTGCTGTACGCCGGATACCTCGGCATGCTGGTGCCGTTCGCGCTGGCGTTGGCCGCCCCGCTGGCCGGGCGGGCCGGACGGCGGTGGCTCCGGGTGGCCCGCCCGTGGGCACTGGCCGCCTGGTGCGCGCTGACCGCCGGCATCGTGCTCGGCGCCTGGTGGTCGTACGCGGTGCTGGGCTGGGGCGGCTACTGGGCCTGGGACCCGGTGGAGAACGCCTCCCTGCTGCCCTGGCTGACCACCACGGCCCTCCTGCACACCAGCCTCGCCGGCCGGGCGCGGGAACGCTGGAACCAGGTGCTGGCCTGCGCCGGCTTCCTGCTGGTGCTGCTCGGCACCTTCCTGACCCGCTCCGGCGCGGTGGCCAGCGTGCACGCGTTCACCGAGTCGCCGCTGGGGCCGCTGCTGCTCGGCTTCGTCCTGCTGGCCGTACTGGCCGCCACCGTCCTCACCGGACGCCGCCAACAACCGGGGTCGCTACCCAACGCCGCGCCGCTGTGGTCCCGGCGCACCGCCGTGCTGGTCAACGCCGTCCTGCTGGTCACCGTCACCGCCGTGGTGCTGATCGGCACCGTGCTGCCGCTGCTCACCGAGCCGCTCACCGGCAGCCGGGCCAGCGTCGGGGCCAGCTACTACCAGCGCACGGCGGTGCCGCTGGCCGTGGTGGTGCTGCTGCTGGCCGGGCTGCCACCCGCACTACGCGGCCGGAACCCGGGCGAGGCGCGGCGCCGTCTCGTCCTGCCCGGCGCGGCGGCGCTGGCCACGGTGGCCACCGTCGGCCTGCTCAGCCGGCCCGGTCCCGCGGCGCTCACCGCGTTCGGGGCAGCGGCCTTCGTCCTGACCGGCCTGGTCGCCACGCGCGCCCGGCCCCGGGCCGCCGCGCTGGGGCACGCCGGACTCGCCCTGCTCGCCGTGGGCGTCGCGGCTTCCTCGGCGTACGCGCGGGCCGACGAGCGGACCCTGCGGGTGGGCGAGACGCTGCGGGTGTCCGATGTGTCGGCGCGGCTGACGTCAGTGCAGCGTGCCGCACCTGGCGGCCGGATGACGGTGCGGGCTCGGCTGGCGGTCTCGTCGGGCGACACCACCCGCACGGCCGCCCCGGCGCTGCGGTACGACCCGGCACGGGACACCGTGGTCACCGTCCCGGCAATCGACGAGGGCCTCCGCCGCGACGTCTACCTCACCCTCCTCGCCGTGGCCGAGGACGGCGGCAGTGCGACCGTACGGCTGGCCGTGAACCCGCTCGTCGGTCTGATCTGGGCCGGCGGCGCGGTCGGCACCGCCGGTGGCCTGCTCGCCGTGGCCGGCGTGGCGCGATCCCGTCGGCCACGGCGACCGGAGCCGGTCGCAGCCGGCGCACCGGTGGCGGCGGGAGCACCGGCGTGA
- a CDS encoding cytochrome c oxidase subunit 3: protein MTRTIAAVTGTEALTTELPVGRSTGWWGMVMFVVTEATLFACLLGSYFYLRFQYGAPWPPPGIEPPELLLPLVMTAVLVPSSLPMVWAERGIRKGQRWRLRSGLAATLLLGVTFLAMQATEYTDKLRHFTITTDAYGSLFYVITGFHGLHVAVGLTMIAWLLAASLRGGSFGAHRHDRVRNAAIYWHFVDVVWVAILFVIYLSPRL from the coding sequence ATGACCAGGACCATCGCGGCGGTCACCGGCACCGAGGCGCTGACCACCGAACTGCCGGTCGGCCGGTCCACCGGCTGGTGGGGGATGGTGATGTTCGTCGTCACCGAGGCCACCCTCTTCGCCTGCCTGCTCGGCAGCTACTTCTACCTGCGCTTCCAGTACGGCGCGCCGTGGCCCCCACCGGGGATCGAGCCGCCGGAGCTGCTGCTCCCGCTGGTGATGACCGCCGTGCTGGTGCCCAGCAGCCTGCCGATGGTCTGGGCCGAGCGCGGCATCCGCAAGGGGCAGCGCTGGCGGCTGCGGTCCGGCCTGGCCGCCACCCTCCTGCTCGGGGTGACGTTCCTGGCCATGCAGGCCACCGAGTACACGGACAAGCTGCGCCACTTCACCATCACCACCGACGCCTACGGGTCGCTCTTCTACGTCATCACCGGATTCCACGGGCTGCACGTGGCGGTCGGGCTGACCATGATCGCCTGGCTGCTGGCCGCCTCCCTACGTGGCGGCAGCTTCGGCGCGCACCGCCACGACCGGGTCCGCAACGCCGCCATCTACTGGCACTTCGTCGACGTGGTCTGGGTCGCCATCCTGTTCGTCATCTACCTCTCCCCGAGGCTGTGA
- a CDS encoding cytochrome c oxidase subunit II, translated as MDTRDDPTTRSRWQRWRRHLTPVALGGVLASAGCTGQAPSTLDPAGVGAGRVAGLWWALFWISMAVFAEVMLVLLWALVFRRRPEVRVRHGQPLRFVAVAGAGVPLVILVTVYSLGLRDLAALGDGPGPRAPVIEVTGHRWWWEVRVPGVAGATANELHIPVGEKVRIRLRTADVLHSFWVPQLMPKTDLIAGEERETWLHAERAGRYRGQCAEYCGTQHAHMAFLVVAEPRSDFDAWLTRLGAPAPQPQTDAQRRGQQAFVQGSCAGCHAIRGTGANGRVGPDLSDVGSRWSIGAGAVPNDGGHLGGWIANSQTVKPGNRMPPQPVDAARLPDLVAYLQSLT; from the coding sequence GTGGACACGAGAGACGATCCGACGACGCGCTCCCGGTGGCAGCGCTGGCGTCGGCACCTCACCCCGGTGGCGCTGGGTGGCGTGCTGGCGTCCGCCGGCTGCACCGGGCAGGCGCCGTCCACACTCGACCCGGCGGGGGTGGGCGCCGGCCGGGTAGCCGGGCTGTGGTGGGCGCTGTTCTGGATCTCCATGGCGGTCTTCGCCGAGGTCATGCTGGTGTTGCTCTGGGCGTTGGTGTTCCGCCGCCGACCAGAGGTCCGGGTCCGGCACGGCCAGCCGCTGCGCTTCGTCGCGGTCGCTGGTGCCGGGGTGCCGCTGGTGATCCTGGTGACGGTCTACAGCCTCGGGCTGCGCGACCTCGCCGCGCTGGGTGACGGTCCGGGCCCCCGGGCACCCGTCATCGAGGTCACCGGCCACCGCTGGTGGTGGGAGGTGCGGGTGCCGGGTGTCGCCGGGGCCACCGCCAACGAGCTGCACATCCCGGTGGGCGAGAAGGTGCGGATCCGGCTGCGTACCGCCGACGTGCTGCACAGCTTCTGGGTGCCGCAGCTCATGCCGAAGACCGACCTGATCGCCGGGGAGGAACGGGAGACCTGGCTGCACGCCGAGCGGGCCGGCCGCTACCGGGGCCAGTGCGCCGAGTACTGCGGCACCCAGCACGCGCACATGGCGTTCCTCGTGGTGGCCGAGCCCCGCAGCGACTTCGACGCCTGGCTGACCCGACTCGGTGCACCCGCACCCCAGCCGCAGACCGACGCGCAGCGACGCGGGCAGCAGGCGTTCGTGCAGGGCAGCTGCGCCGGTTGTCACGCCATCCGGGGCACCGGCGCGAACGGCCGGGTCGGTCCCGACCTGTCCGACGTCGGCTCCCGGTGGAGCATCGGGGCGGGAGCGGTGCCCAACGACGGCGGCCATCTGGGCGGTTGGATCGCGAACTCGCAGACGGTCAAGCCGGGCAACCGCATGCCGCCGCAACCGGTCGACGCGGCCCGGCTGCCGGACCTCGTCGCCTACCTGCAGTCGTTGACGTGA